The sequence CTTCCAGCCGCAGTTCCTCGGCCACTTCTACCACCGCTTTGGTGGCGGTGCTTTTGCCGGTGCCTGGGCCGCCGGTCAGCACCACCAGCCGCTCGCCGCGCAGCATTTCCAGCACGCTGGCCTGCTCGTCGCTCAGGCCGATGCCTGCGCCCGGCGGCACCTCCCACTCCTCGGCGGGCGGGGTCGCCAGCAGGGTGCGAATCAGGCGGGCCAGTTTCTTCTCGGCACGCAGGGCCTGCGGGAGGTAGATGCGCTCATCCCCTTCAGCGCTGTAGTCGGCCTTAAGGCGGTCCAGTTCCAGGGCGCGGCTGACCGCCTCGTGGGCCAATTCTTCGGACACGCGGGTGTAGTACACCACGCCTTTCTCAGCACGGGCGCGGGGCAGGTAAGAGTGGCCGCCGGTCGTGCCCGCCAGCTGCAGCGCATACACGGCGGCAGCAGTCAGGCGGCGCGGGTCAGTCAGTTCCATACCCCGCTCGCGGGCCAGTTTGTCGGCGGTCAGAAAGCCGATGCCTTCCACCTCGGTTAGGGTGAAGATGTCAGCCTGCAAGGTTTCCACCGCCGTTTCGCCAAAGTGCTTCAGCGCCCGCTGCGCCTGCGAGATGCTCAGCCCCACCCCCTGCAACGCCGCCAGCGTGCGCCGCTCCTGGCCCTGCTCGCCCCAGCTTGCCACCATCTTGTGCAGCGTGGAGGCCGACACCCCCGGCACTTGCAGCAGCCGCTCAGGGTCGCTTTCCAGCACGTCAAAGGTCGCGTCCCCGAAGGTTGAGGCTATCCGCCCCGCCAGCACTTTACCCACGCCGCCCACGCGGGCTTGTAGGTAGGCCGCCACGCCCGCTTCGGTGAGGTCGGCAGGCTGCGCCGAGAGCACCAGATTCAGGGCGCGGTACTGGTAGCCGTATTCCTTGTGCTCCTCTAGTTTCACCAGTGCCTTGAAGCCGTCGCCCGCGTCCAGCGGCGGCATCAGGCCGACCAAGACCGCGTCCTCATCCTCACCGTAAGGGCCAGTGATTTGCGCGGTCAGGACGGTAAAGCCGCTCTCGGCCCGGAAACGCACGCGCTGCACCGCGCCCTGAATGTCGAACGGCTCGGTCGAGAGGTCGGCGGTCATCGCCCCCAAGTGTACGGCATGGCACTACGCTGTGGGCAGAACAGAAGCGGAACCCTACGCGCCGCGCAGTACCCGGACCAGTGCGGCTGTGAGCGGGCCGAATCCGTCCAGTGGCGCTCCTGCGGCCAGCCAGCGAAAAGCGTCCTGCTCCTCCCGGTATACCGTGACGCTCCGGCTCTCCGCCTCGGCCAGATAGAGCGCGCCGTACACTTCGCCTGGCCGCCTGACGGGGCGTTTCGCCTGCGTCAATGAATCCGCCTGCGAACTCCCACTGGCTGCCCCGGACAGTCCTGAACATCAGCAGGGCATCTTCTCCGTCCTGCGCCAGCGGCGTAGCTCTCATGCCGGACAGCTTATTTGCTCGCGCCGCATCTGCCACACTGTCTCCCATGACGCTGCTGCACGAAGAACCTATTCGTTTTCAGGTGGAGGGCGAACAGCTGGTGGGCCTGCTGCACCTGCCCACCGGCGAGCGGCCTGCCCAGGGCTGGCCCGCGCTGCTGATGCTGCACGGCTTTACGGGGCACAAGTCGGGTGACCACCGCCTGCACACCCTGTTCGCCCGGCAGATGGCGGCGCGGGGGGTGGCCGCGCTGCGCTTCGACTTCCGGGGCTACGGCGACTCGCAGGGCGATTTCGCGGCAGTGACCCCGGCGCGGCAGCTGGCCGACGTGCGGGCTGCCGCCGACTGGCTGCGGGCCCGGCCCGAGGTGGACCCCGAGCGCCTGACCCTGCTGGGCCACTCGCTGGGCGGGCTGCTGGCGGCGCAGAGTGCCCCGGACGTGGCTCCACACCGGCTGCTGCTGTGGGCGCCGGCGCTGCCGGAGTATTTCCTGCAGTACCTGCCGGGCGGTCAGCTGCCGGCCGGCGTGCAGGACCTGGGCGGCTGGCCGCTGGGCCGGCCCTTTCTGGAAGAGGTGCTGCGGCTGAATCCGCTGAAGGTGGCGCGTGGCTGGGGTGGCGTGGCCGCCGTCATGCACGGCGACGCCGACGAGACCTGCCCGCCGGCCTGGGGTGAGCAGTACGCCCAGGCGCTGGGCCCCGGCACCGACCTGGCCCTGATTGAAGATGCGAATCACACCTTCGACCACCTGGACCACATTCAGACCCTGTTCGACCTGAGCCGCCGCTTCGTGCTGGGCGAGTCGCTGCAGGCCTAGTCAGGCGAACCAGGGCACTGCACCGAATAGTTGCTACGTTTACAAAGTGTTCATCCATACGCCGCTCCGGGAACGCCCAGCAGCCTGCCAGCGTAGCATCAGGTATGAAAAAGCTGATTCTGAGTGCCCTGCTGCTTTCCTCTCCCGTGGCCCTGGCCGGCGGCTATCAGGCTCCAGTCACCGGGCCCGTCCCCGCGCCCCGGCCGGCCATGTCCAGCCATGCGGCCACCATCAGCATTCCTGCGCTGCCGCTGAATGCCACGGCCACACCTACGCCGGCTCAGCGCGCACCCAGCACTGTCGCGGTCGGTGAGCCCACTCCGGGCCGCCCTGGGCCTGCCAGCATGACCCCTGCGCAGGCCCAGGTGTTCTTGCTGACTGCGCCCAGCGGCACCAGCGTCACCCTGCGCCAGACCGTGCAGATGCAGATGGAGCTGGAAGACGTGCAGGTAACCGGCAACGCTGCCAAGGAGATGAGCGAGGCAGACATCGCCGAAATGCGCGAGATGTTCGCCGAAATGAGCAAAGCGCCGGCCGAGCCGACCGAACTGGTGATGTCGGTGGGCAAAGTGTTCGCGGACGGCTCGCGTGAACTGG is a genomic window of Deinococcus proteolyticus MRP containing:
- the recD2 gene encoding SF1B family DNA helicase RecD2, which gives rise to MTADLSTEPFDIQGAVQRVRFRAESGFTVLTAQITGPYGEDEDAVLVGLMPPLDAGDGFKALVKLEEHKEYGYQYRALNLVLSAQPADLTEAGVAAYLQARVGGVGKVLAGRIASTFGDATFDVLESDPERLLQVPGVSASTLHKMVASWGEQGQERRTLAALQGVGLSISQAQRALKHFGETAVETLQADIFTLTEVEGIGFLTADKLARERGMELTDPRRLTAAAVYALQLAGTTGGHSYLPRARAEKGVVYYTRVSEELAHEAVSRALELDRLKADYSAEGDERIYLPQALRAEKKLARLIRTLLATPPAEEWEVPPGAGIGLSDEQASVLEMLRGERLVVLTGGPGTGKSTATKAVVEVAEELRLEVGLCAPTGKAARRLGEVTNRDAHTVHRLLGYGPNGFRHNHLEPLPYDLVVVDEVSMMGDALMLALLNAVAPGARVLLVGDAEQLPPIDAGLPLAALTQAATTVRLSRVYRQAAENPIIGAAHRLLHAQPPQWQFVNDTKMDERSDTRGQLSLTEVEADVGARRVSLLVRELGGPTRAQVLSPMRRGPLGVERLNAVLQQTFNPGEGGVKIGADALARAGDVVVQTKNDYENEIFNGTLGTVLEERGSRLLVDFDGNIVELGGMELFNLQLGYALTVHRAQGSEWPAVVGVLHEAHMPMLSRPLAYTALTRAREEFHAVGSASAWARAAASQKEERYTALLERVRGR
- a CDS encoding alpha/beta hydrolase family protein, with amino-acid sequence MTLLHEEPIRFQVEGEQLVGLLHLPTGERPAQGWPALLMLHGFTGHKSGDHRLHTLFARQMAARGVAALRFDFRGYGDSQGDFAAVTPARQLADVRAAADWLRARPEVDPERLTLLGHSLGGLLAAQSAPDVAPHRLLLWAPALPEYFLQYLPGGQLPAGVQDLGGWPLGRPFLEEVLRLNPLKVARGWGGVAAVMHGDADETCPPAWGEQYAQALGPGTDLALIEDANHTFDHLDHIQTLFDLSRRFVLGESLQA